One part of the Candidatus Neptunochlamydia vexilliferae genome encodes these proteins:
- a CDS encoding NACHT domain-containing protein — translation MIYDVKVYPPSSSYYELVAFLGALVLGGTSILGFQFLKKYLESPIKKLAKSARKKYLSKNEIKIFNLNAIHEGGVEHKLPLEKVYTRLAVIGQKERDEQAKKLESQGCEGSRLLTHETIFEAKKPIELEEIWETSRLKNKSKKRILVLGAAGVGKSTFCQNASYQWAKKGLWKDTFDLVLWLPLRELEGYSGENIYQILEKECGLSHNMSQLLKDEKVKSKTLLILDGYDELSDKTKMLFCELSNAFDNILLSSRPWHRFLDFDPDETVEIMGFDKQGISYYIDKYFETYPEQLDEEVKIDRKKGLEEALDKEPILRSIGSIPINLTLLCAYFCEEGSFSRVSHPITTTTLYVEVTDWLCRRFLMKSADLSRKEETPIIEEPFEEKKVKPLALILEKLAWEALKEGKLYLDRPKINHYLKAEEVSDEALTQIGLFPIKGGRKGRGHFLHLTFQEFFAARYLRRLYEDGKRKEAREFLKSNKFSPRYQFMLRLAAGLLSLKKSTAVQFFEDLYAQPRDLGLTYELKLFARCFEESQGAEKKHLKGYHDLFVGSVLQYLYKVPFINLHAHLLSESAQLLSHEKIVGLIREKLRDKSKQIDTLGMITDLRGQPFPKKLISQVIGLVKNGSFRWRAARALIELVKGGEEIGEEGIGALTEIVKNKDGGDSRGYAARVLGEAVRRGEEIGEGGMEVLIELVKDESGGESRGDAVIALGKVLKGGEKIGEKGIRVMIEFVKDKDRGDVAKTLVEIVRREKGIEALIEFVKDKGGGDSRGYAAEALGEIAKGGEKVGEKGIAVLIELVKDKGGESSWYAAEALGEIVRGGEKIGEKRIEALIELVKDKDGGDSRWHAAAALGKISAGGQKIGEKRIEAVIELVKDESGGESSCYTAEALGEIVRGGEKVGEKGIAALIEIVKDKGGESSWYAAEALGEIVRGGEKIGEKRIEALIELVKDKDGGDSRWYAAAALGKISAGGQKIGEGGIMALIELVKDGGDFRGYAISTLEEIVRGGEKFGEKGVAAVIELVKDGGRLGWEVLEVLGWIVRVGEKVGEKGVAAVIELVEGGGCHGWEEALEALGEIVKGEKKIEEKEKAALIEFVIDINREDFRRDVAGVLGEISAGGEKVGEKGIALLIEIVKDRGGEDSRRVAARALEEIINQGEDIKQEGLETLIAYAESEKSIHQLQGLDLRKLNRDLLASSSVETLSKLHLILGSAYPSTEETKNYNVLDSFAATK, via the coding sequence TTGATCTATGATGTTAAGGTCTATCCCCCTTCCTCTTCCTATTATGAGTTAGTAGCCTTTTTAGGGGCTTTGGTTCTTGGCGGCACCAGCATTCTGGGCTTTCAGTTTTTGAAGAAATACCTAGAAAGCCCAATAAAAAAATTAGCTAAAAGTGCACGAAAAAAATATTTATCTAAAAATGAGATTAAAATTTTTAACCTTAATGCTATTCATGAGGGGGGCGTTGAACATAAACTTCCTTTAGAAAAGGTTTATACGCGTCTTGCTGTTATAGGCCAAAAAGAAAGGGACGAACAGGCAAAAAAACTCGAGTCACAGGGATGTGAAGGTTCTCGGTTACTTACACATGAAACGATTTTTGAAGCAAAAAAGCCAATAGAGCTCGAAGAGATATGGGAGACTTCAAGACTTAAAAATAAATCCAAGAAAAGAATATTAGTCCTTGGGGCAGCAGGTGTTGGCAAATCCACCTTTTGTCAAAATGCTTCCTACCAGTGGGCAAAAAAAGGGCTTTGGAAAGATACTTTTGACTTAGTTCTTTGGCTTCCCTTAAGAGAGTTGGAAGGTTATTCAGGTGAAAATATTTACCAAATTTTAGAAAAGGAATGTGGGTTATCTCATAATATGTCGCAACTTTTAAAAGATGAGAAAGTAAAAAGTAAAACGCTCCTCATTTTGGATGGGTATGACGAGCTATCGGATAAAACTAAGATGCTTTTTTGCGAGCTATCAAACGCCTTCGATAATATTCTTTTGTCTTCACGGCCATGGCATAGATTTCTTGATTTTGATCCAGATGAAACTGTTGAAATTATGGGATTTGACAAGCAAGGAATTTCTTATTACATCGATAAATACTTTGAGACCTACCCTGAGCAACTAGATGAAGAAGTGAAAATAGATAGAAAAAAGGGTCTTGAAGAAGCGCTTGATAAAGAGCCTATCCTTAGAAGTATCGGATCAATTCCTATTAATCTAACGCTTCTTTGTGCTTACTTTTGCGAAGAAGGAAGTTTTAGTAGAGTAAGCCACCCAATTACGACAACAACTCTTTACGTAGAGGTTACAGACTGGCTTTGCCGCCGATTTTTAATGAAATCTGCAGACCTTAGTAGAAAAGAAGAGACTCCCATTATTGAAGAGCCGTTTGAAGAAAAAAAGGTCAAGCCATTGGCGCTTATTTTAGAAAAGTTAGCTTGGGAAGCGCTCAAAGAAGGAAAACTCTACCTTGATCGACCTAAGATTAATCATTATTTAAAAGCGGAGGAGGTTAGTGATGAAGCTTTAACCCAAATTGGTCTTTTTCCTATTAAAGGAGGGAGGAAAGGAAGGGGGCACTTTCTTCACTTAACCTTTCAAGAATTTTTTGCAGCAAGATATCTAAGAAGGCTATATGAAGATGGTAAGAGAAAAGAAGCTCGAGAGTTTTTAAAGTCGAACAAATTCTCTCCCCGCTACCAATTTATGCTTCGGCTTGCAGCAGGTCTTCTCTCTCTCAAAAAGTCTACAGCAGTGCAGTTCTTTGAAGATCTCTATGCCCAGCCTAGAGACTTGGGACTTACCTATGAGCTAAAGCTATTTGCTAGATGCTTTGAGGAGTCTCAAGGAGCAGAAAAAAAACATTTGAAAGGTTACCACGATCTTTTTGTCGGTTCTGTTTTGCAATATTTGTATAAGGTTCCATTTATAAACCTCCACGCACACCTTCTAAGCGAAAGTGCTCAACTCTTATCCCATGAAAAAATTGTTGGTTTGATTAGAGAAAAATTAAGAGATAAAAGTAAGCAGATAGATACTTTAGGGATGATTACTGATTTGAGGGGACAACCTTTTCCTAAAAAACTTATAAGCCAGGTTATAGGGCTCGTGAAAAATGGAAGTTTTAGATGGCGTGCAGCAAGAGCGCTAATAGAGCTCGTGAAAGGAGGAGAAGAGATAGGAGAAGAGGGAATAGGGGCTCTAACAGAGATCGTAAAAAATAAAGATGGAGGGGATTCTAGAGGGTATGCAGCAAGAGTGCTAGGAGAAGCAGTGAGAAGAGGAGAAGAGATAGGAGAGGGGGGAATGGAGGTGTTAATAGAGCTCGTGAAGGATGAAAGTGGAGGAGAGTCTAGAGGGGATGCAGTAATAGCATTAGGAAAGGTGTTGAAAGGGGGAGAAAAGATAGGAGAAAAAGGAATAAGAGTGATGATAGAGTTCGTGAAAGATAAAGATAGGGGGGATGTAGCAAAAACACTAGTAGAGATAGTAAGAAGGGAAAAAGGAATAGAGGCGCTAATAGAGTTCGTGAAAGATAAAGGAGGAGGGGATTCTAGAGGGTATGCAGCAGAAGCGTTAGGAGAGATAGCGAAAGGAGGAGAAAAGGTCGGAGAAAAAGGAATAGCGGTGTTAATAGAGCTCGTGAAAGATAAAGGAGGAGAGTCTAGCTGGTATGCAGCAGAAGCACTAGGAGAGATAGTGAGAGGAGGAGAAAAAATCGGAGAAAAAAGAATAGAGGCGCTAATAGAACTCGTAAAAGATAAAGATGGGGGAGATTCCAGGTGGCACGCAGCAGCTGCATTAGGAAAGATATCTGCAGGAGGACAAAAGATAGGAGAGAAAAGAATAGAAGCGGTAATAGAGCTCGTGAAGGATGAAAGTGGAGGAGAGTCTAGCTGTTATACAGCAGAAGCACTAGGAGAGATAGTGAGAGGAGGAGAAAAGGTCGGAGAAAAAGGAATAGCGGCGCTAATAGAGATCGTGAAAGATAAAGGAGGAGAGTCTAGCTGGTATGCAGCAGAAGCACTAGGAGAGATAGTGAGAGGAGGAGAAAAAATCGGAGAAAAAAGAATAGAGGCGCTAATAGAACTCGTAAAAGATAAAGATGGGGGAGATTCCAGGTGGTACGCAGCAGCTGCATTAGGAAAAATATCTGCAGGAGGACAAAAGATAGGAGAGGGGGGGATAATGGCGCTAATAGAGCTCGTGAAAGATGGAGGAGATTTTAGAGGGTATGCGATAAGCACATTAGAAGAGATAGTAAGAGGAGGAGAAAAATTCGGGGAAAAAGGGGTAGCGGCGGTAATAGAACTCGTGAAAGATGGAGGACGTCTTGGGTGGGAGGTACTAGAAGTTCTAGGATGGATAGTAAGGGTAGGGGAAAAGGTCGGAGAAAAAGGGGTAGCGGCGGTAATAGAACTCGTGGAGGGTGGAGGATGTCATGGATGGGAGGAGGCACTAGAAGCATTAGGAGAGATAGTGAAAGGAGAAAAAAAAATAGAAGAAAAAGAAAAAGCAGCGCTAATAGAGTTCGTAATAGATATAAATAGAGAAGACTTTAGACGAGATGTAGCAGGAGTACTAGGAGAGATATCTGCCGGAGGAGAAAAGGTAGGAGAAAAAGGAATAGCGTTGTTAATAGAGATTGTGAAAGACAGGGGTGGAGAAGACTCTAGAAGGGTTGCAGCAAGAGCACTAGAAGAGATAATAAACCAAGGTGAAGATATTAAACAAGAAGGTTTAGAGACATTAATAGCCTATGCTGAATCAGAAAAGAGTATCCATCAGCTCCAAGGCCTTGATCTTAGAAAGCTCAATAGGGACCTTTTAGCTTCTAGTTCAGTAGAGACCTTAAGCAAGCTCCATCTAATACTAGGTAGCGCTTATCCCTCTACAGAAGAGACGAAAAACTACAATGTGCTAGATAGTTTTGCTGCTACCAAGTAG
- the hemE gene encoding uroporphyrinogen decarboxylase: MPSSTVSSQHSFLSALACKNRGRPPVWIMRQAGRYLPEYQAIRKKHTLEEMFRIPELIFEITKQPLDIIGVDAAILFADILHIPLTLGVDVSFPGKGGPVCTPLIETADDLLQVHPRPVEETLSFVKEGIHLLKQDISQPLIGFCGGPFTVMTYLTGKKVKKWLYSDPESAAELLQMITDQSIAYLQMQVDAGVDALQIFDSWANLLSRAEFCRFAQLYLKQIVDAFPNTPLILFSRATSHFIPEFVSLKPSAISFDWTYPLHEIRQRVPSTIAVQGNLDPELLYAPPAVIERETKKLLTSMAGDPGFIANLGHGVLPDIPVDHVRTFVDTIKAFKLS, translated from the coding sequence ATGCCATCCTCAACCGTCTCCTCTCAGCATAGCTTTTTAAGCGCCCTTGCCTGTAAAAACAGAGGGCGCCCCCCTGTCTGGATCATGCGACAAGCGGGGCGCTACCTTCCCGAATACCAAGCCATCCGAAAAAAACACACCCTCGAAGAGATGTTCCGCATCCCTGAACTCATCTTTGAAATTACTAAGCAGCCCCTTGATATCATCGGTGTCGATGCTGCGATCCTTTTTGCCGACATCTTACACATTCCCTTAACGCTTGGGGTCGACGTCTCCTTTCCTGGAAAAGGGGGACCCGTCTGCACGCCCCTGATCGAAACCGCGGATGACCTCCTTCAGGTCCATCCCCGTCCTGTTGAAGAAACCCTCTCCTTCGTCAAAGAAGGCATCCACCTTCTTAAGCAAGACATTTCCCAGCCCCTCATCGGTTTTTGTGGTGGCCCCTTCACCGTGATGACCTACCTCACCGGCAAGAAGGTGAAAAAGTGGCTCTATTCCGATCCCGAAAGCGCTGCTGAGCTTCTGCAGATGATTACCGATCAAAGCATCGCCTACCTCCAAATGCAGGTCGATGCTGGGGTCGATGCCCTCCAGATCTTTGACTCATGGGCCAACCTCCTTTCACGCGCCGAATTTTGCCGTTTTGCCCAGCTCTACCTCAAGCAAATCGTCGATGCCTTTCCCAATACTCCCCTCATCCTTTTTTCCCGCGCAACTTCCCACTTTATCCCCGAGTTTGTTTCCTTAAAACCCTCTGCGATTAGTTTTGACTGGACCTATCCCCTCCATGAAATCCGTCAGCGCGTTCCCTCGACCATTGCGGTCCAGGGAAACCTCGATCCCGAGCTCCTCTATGCGCCCCCTGCAGTTATTGAGCGAGAAACAAAAAAGCTCCTCACCTCCATGGCAGGCGATCCTGGCTTTATCGCTAACCTAGGGCACGGTGTGCTCCCTGACATTCCTGTCGACCATGTTCGTACCTTTGTCGATACGATTAAGGCTTTCAAGCTTTCTTGA
- the tkt gene encoding transketolase, with translation MESELKEILEKTANTIRQLSFEAVQKANSGHPGLPMGCAELGAYLYGHLLRYNPNNPDWINRDRMVLSAGHGSMWLYSCLHLAGFDLSLEDIKNFRQLHSKTPGHPEYHETPGVEATTGPLGQGVGNAIGQALGLKILEQKFNEEEHQILDAKVVCLAGDGCLMEGVSNEVSSLAGHLCLDNFVLIHDANKITLDGTLDQSSSEDVAARYRAYGFETLKMDGNDLDSIDQVMSHIRENQTRPVYIACHTVIGKGSPNKAGTSKAHGSPLGPDEVKVTKEALGLPEEEFYIPESVKAFFKERQEKQVTLEEEWKKHFKTWQGGHPDLAKEFELMQERTIPTNLEETLNKIEFPNPISGRKASQEVLQVLGSELPFLYGGSADLSGSDCTMMKSYPLIAQNDFKGRNIKYGIREFGMATVASGLFQTHMILPYVGTFFTFSDYLRNALRLACLSGYHVIYQFTHDSVFLGEDGPTHQPVEHLAALRAMPNLHVIRPCDANEVKGAWLAALNYPYPTALVLTRQNLPTLNETARPFNEGVGRGGYILKKESGKCDYCLFATGSEVSLAMDVAAALEKQGKRVRVVSLPCWELFSLQEESYKESVVGGDLGQRVSIEAGVSFGWSRFIGEKGIAIAIDEFGLSAPMSDIANELGFTVDAILNRLLSA, from the coding sequence TTAGAGAAAACAGCCAATACGATCCGTCAACTTTCGTTTGAAGCGGTCCAAAAGGCGAACTCAGGTCACCCCGGCCTGCCAATGGGATGTGCCGAATTAGGGGCCTACCTCTACGGCCATCTTCTCCGCTATAACCCCAACAACCCCGATTGGATCAACCGAGACCGGATGGTTCTTTCTGCCGGCCATGGGTCGATGTGGCTCTACTCTTGCTTACACTTAGCAGGGTTTGATCTTTCCCTAGAAGACATTAAAAATTTTCGGCAACTTCATTCGAAAACCCCCGGTCATCCCGAGTATCATGAAACCCCTGGAGTCGAGGCAACAACCGGTCCACTCGGACAAGGGGTGGGGAATGCGATTGGACAAGCGCTTGGCCTCAAAATCCTCGAGCAAAAATTTAATGAAGAAGAGCATCAGATTTTAGATGCCAAGGTGGTTTGCCTAGCAGGCGATGGATGCTTGATGGAAGGGGTGTCGAATGAGGTAAGCTCTTTAGCCGGTCACCTCTGCCTCGATAACTTTGTTCTGATCCATGACGCCAATAAAATTACCCTTGATGGAACCCTTGACCAATCCTCTTCAGAGGATGTGGCAGCCCGCTACCGCGCCTATGGTTTTGAAACCTTGAAGATGGATGGAAACGATCTCGATTCGATTGATCAAGTGATGTCCCATATCCGCGAAAACCAAACCCGCCCGGTCTATATTGCCTGTCATACCGTGATTGGAAAGGGATCGCCGAATAAGGCTGGGACTTCGAAAGCGCACGGTTCCCCTCTCGGTCCCGATGAGGTGAAAGTGACCAAAGAAGCTTTAGGCCTTCCCGAAGAAGAGTTTTATATTCCTGAGTCGGTGAAAGCCTTTTTCAAAGAGAGACAAGAAAAGCAGGTAACGTTAGAAGAGGAGTGGAAAAAACACTTCAAAACTTGGCAAGGGGGCCACCCCGACCTTGCTAAAGAGTTCGAGTTGATGCAAGAGCGAACCATTCCGACTAACTTAGAAGAAACCCTGAACAAAATTGAGTTTCCGAACCCCATTTCGGGACGAAAGGCGTCGCAAGAGGTGCTCCAAGTTTTAGGAAGTGAGCTTCCCTTCCTCTATGGAGGATCGGCCGACCTTTCAGGGTCTGACTGCACCATGATGAAAAGCTATCCCCTCATTGCCCAAAACGACTTTAAAGGGCGGAACATCAAGTATGGAATTCGAGAGTTTGGGATGGCAACGGTTGCTTCGGGCCTGTTTCAGACCCATATGATCCTCCCTTATGTAGGAACGTTCTTTACCTTTTCCGATTATTTGCGCAATGCCCTCCGACTGGCGTGCCTTTCGGGGTACCACGTGATTTACCAATTTACCCATGACTCGGTGTTTCTTGGAGAGGATGGGCCGACCCACCAACCTGTTGAACACCTTGCCGCTCTTCGCGCGATGCCCAACCTCCATGTCATTCGCCCGTGCGATGCCAATGAGGTGAAGGGGGCGTGGCTGGCAGCACTGAATTATCCCTATCCGACTGCCCTTGTCCTCACCCGGCAAAACCTCCCCACCTTAAATGAGACCGCTCGCCCCTTTAACGAAGGAGTGGGGCGTGGAGGATACATCCTCAAAAAAGAGAGTGGAAAGTGTGATTATTGTCTCTTTGCCACCGGTTCAGAGGTTTCTCTTGCAATGGATGTGGCAGCAGCCCTTGAAAAGCAGGGGAAGCGGGTGCGGGTTGTTTCCCTTCCCTGTTGGGAGCTCTTTAGCCTCCAAGAAGAGAGTTACAAAGAGAGCGTTGTGGGAGGGGATCTTGGTCAGCGCGTTTCGATCGAAGCGGGTGTAAGCTTTGGGTGGAGCCGCTTTATCGGTGAAAAAGGAATAGCCATTGCGATCGACGAGTTTGGACTCTCGGCGCCAATGAGCGACATTGCAAATGAACTAGGATTTACCGTTGATGCCATCCTCAACCGTCTCCTCTCAGCATAG